A genomic window from Camelus ferus isolate YT-003-E chromosome 9, BCGSAC_Cfer_1.0, whole genome shotgun sequence includes:
- the APOC2 gene encoding apolipoprotein C-II: MGTRYFLALFLILLVLGFKVQGVAMAQEDEADSPGLLTRMQESLFSYWDTAKAAAQDLYQKTYLPTMDEKIRDIYNKSTAAVTTYCRDFY, encoded by the exons ATGGGTACCCGATACTTCCTAGCTCTGTTTCTCATCCTCCTGGTGTTGGGATTCA AGGTCCAGGGGGTCGCTATGGCCCAGGAAGATGAGGCTGACAGCCCTGGCCTGCTCACCCGGATGCAGGAATCACTCTTCAGTTACTGGGATACGGCCAAGGCAGCTGCCCAGGACCTGTACCAGAAGACATACCTGCCCACCATGGATGAGAAAATCAG GGACATATACAACAAAAGCACGGCAGCTGTGACCACCTACTGCAGGGATTTTTACTGA